From Actinoplanes oblitus, a single genomic window includes:
- a CDS encoding PIG-L family deacetylase, whose product MVDRSLTLMAVHAHPDDEATGTGGVLARYAAEGVTTVLVTCTDGRCGDGPGGVKPGEPGHDPVAVAAMRREELEASCAALKVTHLELLGYADSGMMGWPGNDAPGSFWSTPITEAANRLAEQIRRYEPDVIVTYDENGFYGHPDHIQAHRVTMAAVAMTGVPAKVYWTTAPHSAMAAFGEALRELGVDWAEAEVAGDDAAPQLGLPDAEITTWVDVRAFGGQKYDALAAHASQSENIQFLRMGKERFTELMGVETFLRVHDTTGAPLPEDDLFAGLR is encoded by the coding sequence ATGGTTGATCGATCCCTGACATTGATGGCGGTGCACGCCCATCCCGACGACGAGGCGACCGGCACCGGCGGGGTGCTCGCCCGCTATGCCGCGGAGGGCGTCACGACAGTGCTCGTGACGTGTACCGACGGCCGCTGCGGGGACGGGCCGGGCGGGGTCAAACCGGGTGAACCGGGGCATGATCCGGTGGCGGTGGCCGCGATGCGTCGCGAGGAACTCGAGGCCAGCTGCGCCGCGCTCAAGGTCACGCACCTTGAGCTGCTCGGCTACGCCGACTCCGGGATGATGGGCTGGCCGGGCAACGACGCGCCCGGCTCCTTCTGGAGCACACCGATCACCGAGGCGGCGAACCGGCTCGCCGAACAGATCCGACGGTACGAGCCTGACGTCATCGTCACCTACGACGAGAACGGCTTCTACGGGCATCCCGACCACATTCAGGCGCACCGCGTCACCATGGCGGCGGTGGCCATGACCGGCGTTCCGGCCAAGGTCTACTGGACGACCGCGCCGCACTCGGCGATGGCCGCCTTCGGCGAGGCGCTGCGCGAGTTGGGGGTCGACTGGGCGGAGGCCGAAGTGGCCGGGGACGACGCGGCCCCGCAGCTCGGCCTGCCCGATGCGGAGATCACCACTTGGGTGGACGTCCGGGCGTTCGGCGGCCAGAAGTACGACGCGCTCGCGGCGCACGCCAGCCAGAGCGAGAACATCCAGTTCCTGCGCATGGGCAAGGAGCGTTTCACCGAGCTGATGGGGGTCGAGACGTTCCTGCGGGTGCACGACACGACCGGTGCGCCGCTGCCCGAGGACGACCTGTTCGCGGGACTGCGCTGA
- a CDS encoding PAS domain S-box protein produces the protein MRLARLPQILGWRFVAAPLAVWLALACAGTAGLVLAERSSHTSLVQRFDLRVGLVADFVTSYVTDLIDRERVQAAAFLTERKVPEREFSRAVNSFGYPAAVLLDARGRVLHLTPPDSALIGKDLTDRYPHLRTAVREGRPAVSPVVPSAARGVPVVAFAVPFDTPYGRRVFSGAVAIADGPLAAYLTTAVPLPEVKLHLIDAVGAIVAANHTEVRRVTTLAEHEPVLAAARGAGRSRFRQGGQWWRQLSRTIPGTPWQLSAAVPEGVLYAPATNGQVAGRAALVTASLVGLLVVALTARGRRDQRELQASEQRFRMVFDNSRIGMFLTDPAGNFVRVNRALCNMLGRSESELLGHSFTQFTHPDDLEECLAYADACLTGRADSFLVDKRYLHTDGHVIETTVTATLLRDQHGQPQYFATQIIDITERRTMERARERDEAALAEHAERLQRANGQMADFIAMLTHDVRQPLATIVSGGEMLLEEWCDIPDETKHYYLRRMTTAGHRAEQLVSEILTLAQLDDGALTARPARVDVAHAVREAVNAQGCDPLNPIRVTAGDQVSAFADPVHLQLVLGNLLGNATKYGAPPVEVTVTDDPAWVRVEVSDHGEGVPEEFVPTMFERFTRADSGVATTKPGTGLGLYLVRQLAEASGATVAYRSNQPHGATFVLALPRTPFGRGLSAGTAVEPGVIPVGAN, from the coding sequence ATGCGTCTCGCTCGGCTTCCCCAGATACTGGGGTGGCGGTTCGTCGCCGCGCCCCTGGCCGTGTGGCTCGCGCTCGCCTGCGCCGGCACAGCGGGGCTGGTCCTGGCGGAGCGTTCCAGCCACACCTCGCTGGTCCAGCGGTTCGACCTCCGGGTCGGGCTGGTGGCCGACTTCGTCACCTCCTACGTGACCGACCTCATCGACCGCGAACGCGTCCAGGCGGCGGCTTTCCTGACCGAACGGAAGGTGCCCGAACGTGAGTTCAGCCGCGCGGTGAACAGCTTCGGCTATCCCGCGGCGGTGCTGCTCGACGCCCGCGGCCGCGTGCTGCACCTGACGCCACCGGATTCCGCGCTGATCGGCAAGGACCTCACCGACCGGTACCCGCACCTGCGCACCGCCGTACGCGAGGGTCGTCCGGCGGTGTCGCCCGTCGTACCTTCGGCCGCGCGCGGGGTGCCGGTTGTGGCCTTCGCCGTGCCCTTCGACACCCCCTACGGCCGGCGGGTCTTCTCCGGCGCTGTCGCGATCGCCGACGGCCCGCTGGCCGCCTATCTGACCACGGCGGTCCCGTTGCCCGAGGTGAAGCTGCACCTGATCGACGCGGTGGGCGCGATCGTGGCGGCCAACCACACCGAGGTCAGGCGGGTGACCACCCTGGCCGAACACGAGCCGGTCCTCGCCGCCGCCCGCGGGGCGGGGCGGAGCCGGTTCCGTCAGGGCGGTCAGTGGTGGCGGCAGCTCTCTCGCACCATTCCCGGTACCCCGTGGCAGTTGTCGGCCGCCGTCCCGGAAGGCGTCCTCTACGCTCCGGCCACGAACGGCCAGGTCGCCGGGCGGGCCGCGCTGGTCACCGCCTCGCTGGTGGGACTGCTGGTGGTCGCCCTGACCGCCCGCGGCCGCCGTGACCAGCGCGAGCTGCAGGCCAGCGAGCAGCGGTTCCGGATGGTGTTCGACAACTCCCGGATCGGGATGTTCCTCACCGACCCGGCGGGAAACTTCGTCCGGGTCAACCGGGCGCTGTGCAACATGCTGGGTCGCAGCGAGTCCGAGCTGCTGGGCCACAGTTTCACCCAGTTCACCCACCCGGACGACCTCGAGGAGTGCCTGGCGTACGCCGACGCCTGCCTGACCGGCCGCGCGGACAGTTTCCTCGTGGACAAGCGCTACCTGCACACCGACGGGCACGTCATCGAGACCACGGTCACCGCCACCCTGCTGCGCGATCAGCACGGCCAGCCGCAGTACTTCGCGACCCAGATCATCGACATCACGGAACGCCGCACGATGGAACGCGCCCGCGAACGCGACGAGGCCGCGCTCGCCGAGCACGCCGAACGGCTGCAACGCGCCAACGGGCAGATGGCCGACTTCATCGCGATGCTGACCCACGACGTCCGGCAGCCGTTGGCCACCATCGTCTCCGGCGGCGAGATGCTGCTGGAGGAGTGGTGCGACATCCCCGACGAGACGAAGCACTACTATCTGCGCCGGATGACCACGGCCGGGCACCGCGCGGAGCAACTGGTCAGTGAGATCCTCACCCTGGCACAGCTGGACGACGGTGCGCTGACCGCCCGGCCGGCCCGTGTCGACGTGGCCCACGCCGTTCGCGAGGCCGTCAACGCCCAGGGCTGCGACCCGCTGAACCCGATCAGGGTGACCGCCGGCGACCAGGTCAGCGCGTTCGCCGACCCGGTCCACCTCCAGTTGGTGCTCGGCAACCTGTTGGGCAACGCGACCAAGTACGGCGCTCCGCCCGTCGAGGTCACCGTCACCGACGACCCGGCCTGGGTCAGGGTCGAGGTCAGTGACCACGGTGAGGGCGTACCGGAGGAGTTCGTGCCCACCATGTTCGAACGGTTCACCCGCGCCGACAGTGGGGTGGCCACCACCAAGCCGGGCACCGGGCTGGGGCTCTACCTGGTGCGGCAGCTCGCCGAGGCCAGTGGCGCGACGGTCGCGTACCGGTCGAACCAGCCACACGGCGCCACTTTCGTGCTGGCGCTGCCCCGGACCCCGTTCGGGCGCGGCCTGTCGGCGGGGACGGCCGTGGAGCCGGGCGTCATCCCGGTCGGCGCGAACTGA
- a CDS encoding alpha/beta hydrolase family protein, with protein MIVLLGTGVVVTLIGNDYRMRERRLSVPVAGGSLDAVLTLPPRDPARGLVVMVHGDGPVEATHDGLYRPWFEAAADAGFATLSWSKPGIGGSTGDWLSQSMADRAAEAGAVIDHVRGQPDVPAGPVVLWGASQAGWVLPKLAATRDDIKAVVAVGPAINWLRQGRYNLLAELDHDGADAAERERVIAVSERTRRLLDDHADYDTYLAGSGDPEPMSAARWRFVTRNYTADATADLHAMAGRHLPVLLMLGRHDRNVDTEETRATYRRILGDRVTVTRFDSMHSLARPVMEESDVVGLATAVLWPRALLAGGVLDTYREYLRKLA; from the coding sequence ATGATCGTTCTCCTCGGCACGGGTGTCGTCGTCACCCTGATCGGCAACGACTACCGGATGCGGGAAAGGCGGCTGAGCGTGCCGGTGGCCGGCGGCAGTCTGGACGCCGTGCTGACGCTGCCCCCGCGCGACCCGGCCCGCGGCCTGGTGGTCATGGTCCACGGCGACGGTCCGGTCGAGGCGACCCATGACGGGCTGTACCGCCCGTGGTTCGAGGCGGCCGCCGACGCCGGGTTCGCGACGCTGTCCTGGAGCAAACCGGGGATCGGCGGCTCCACGGGTGACTGGCTCTCGCAGAGCATGGCCGATCGGGCCGCCGAGGCCGGGGCGGTCATCGACCACGTCCGCGGGCAGCCGGACGTCCCCGCCGGTCCGGTGGTCCTGTGGGGAGCCAGCCAGGCCGGCTGGGTGCTCCCCAAGCTCGCCGCGACGCGGGACGACATCAAGGCCGTCGTGGCGGTCGGCCCCGCGATCAACTGGTTGCGGCAGGGCCGCTACAACCTGCTCGCGGAACTCGACCACGACGGGGCGGACGCCGCGGAACGGGAGCGCGTCATCGCCGTCAGCGAACGCACCCGGCGGCTGCTCGACGACCACGCCGACTACGACACGTACCTGGCCGGCAGCGGCGACCCGGAGCCGATGAGCGCGGCGCGGTGGCGGTTCGTCACCCGCAACTACACCGCGGACGCCACGGCCGACCTGCACGCCATGGCCGGCCGGCATCTGCCGGTCCTGCTCATGCTGGGCCGCCACGACCGCAACGTCGACACGGAGGAGACACGGGCGACGTACCGGAGGATCCTCGGAGACCGGGTGACGGTCACCCGGTTCGACAGCATGCACTCGCTGGCCCGGCCGGTCATGGAGGAGTCCGATGTGGTCGGCCTGGCCACCGCGGTCCTGTGGCCACGGGCGCTGCTCGCGGGCGGCGTGCTCGACACCTACCGCGAATACCTGCGGAAGCTGGCGTGA
- a CDS encoding GNAT family N-acetyltransferase — MTTLAIGNGFTEAERARVGALYWEAFGRKLRPAFGDSAIGSAQVTAALTADRMLVARSDGEVVGVCGYHRDGRGAADLSWGRLRRALGTPAALRALLVLAPLDRRERPGVLVLDGICVDAGQRGRGVGSALLSAAVERARHYHDQWVQLSVVDTNPRAEALYRRLGFRAVGEGSLGALGQVYGFQRFTTMRKKVGE, encoded by the coding sequence ATGACGACACTGGCGATCGGGAATGGATTCACCGAGGCGGAGCGAGCCCGGGTCGGCGCGCTGTACTGGGAGGCGTTCGGCCGCAAGCTGCGCCCGGCCTTCGGCGACAGTGCCATCGGGTCGGCGCAGGTGACGGCCGCGCTCACGGCCGACCGGATGCTGGTGGCCCGCAGCGACGGCGAGGTGGTCGGCGTGTGCGGCTACCACCGGGACGGCCGCGGCGCCGCCGACCTGTCGTGGGGCCGCCTGCGGCGCGCGCTCGGCACGCCGGCCGCGCTGCGCGCCCTGCTGGTCCTCGCCCCGCTCGACCGGCGGGAGCGGCCCGGCGTGCTGGTCCTCGACGGGATCTGCGTCGACGCCGGGCAGCGCGGACGGGGCGTCGGTTCCGCGCTGCTGTCCGCCGCCGTCGAGCGGGCCCGCCACTACCATGATCAATGGGTGCAGCTCTCCGTCGTCGACACCAACCCCCGCGCCGAGGCGCTGTACCGGCGGCTCGGGTTCCGCGCCGTCGGCGAGGGCTCGCTCGGCGCCCTCGGCCAGGTGTACGGCTTCCAGCGCTTCACGACGATGCGGAAGAAGGTCGGCGAGTGA
- a CDS encoding PaaX family transcriptional regulator — MTPTPRTVVEAFLPFDGVTPLDLLYDTANAAGLDDQPVRLSIRRMLAAGEVTQSGRGRRGTLALTDAGRVRLGRDRLALRLALGQDHGQAPWDGRWHLLAVSVPETDRTVRDALRRDLTEAGAAPVSTGLYVSPHDLGAMLGDANAEHLVRAAATALDVRGTTEPAAIAEQLWPASPIIAGYAVVEHTVARVRATTDAGVHAVLAHQLSLADALEQAMRHDPLVPLELRSDWPPSRIRRAWHATWTALTARLPEEMLYRGWLP; from the coding sequence GTGACACCCACGCCCCGGACGGTCGTCGAGGCGTTCCTGCCCTTCGACGGGGTGACTCCGCTGGATCTGCTCTACGACACGGCCAATGCCGCCGGCCTCGACGACCAGCCGGTCCGGCTGAGCATCCGCCGGATGCTCGCCGCCGGCGAGGTCACCCAGAGCGGGCGCGGGCGGCGCGGCACCCTCGCGCTCACCGACGCCGGCCGGGTACGCCTCGGCCGGGACCGGCTGGCGCTGCGCCTGGCACTCGGCCAGGACCACGGGCAGGCGCCGTGGGACGGCCGGTGGCACCTGCTCGCGGTCAGCGTGCCGGAGACCGACCGCACGGTCCGCGACGCGCTCCGCCGCGACCTCACCGAGGCGGGCGCCGCACCGGTCTCCACCGGCCTCTACGTCAGCCCGCACGACCTGGGCGCGATGCTCGGCGACGCCAACGCCGAGCACCTGGTCCGCGCCGCCGCGACCGCACTCGACGTCCGCGGGACCACCGAGCCCGCCGCCATCGCCGAGCAGCTCTGGCCGGCGTCACCGATCATCGCCGGGTACGCCGTGGTGGAGCACACCGTGGCGCGGGTGCGCGCCACCACCGACGCCGGCGTCCATGCCGTCCTGGCGCACCAGCTGAGCTTGGCGGACGCCCTGGAACAGGCGATGCGCCACGACCCGCTCGTCCCGCTCGAGCTGCGCTCCGACTGGCCGCCGAGCCGGATCCGCCGGGCCTGGCATGCGACCTGGACGGCACTCACCGCCCGGCTCCCCGAGGAGATGCTCTACCGCGGCTGGCTGCCCTGA
- a CDS encoding NAD(P)H-binding protein, translating into MSEELATMNVFLTGATGHIGSAVLPALLAAGHSVTALVRSEQKAAAVRTAGAQAVVGDIQDLASVRRWAAGAEAVLATASPGDATSSAVETAFAEAVLDGLRPGATFLRTGGVWVHGSGPAITEETPRDAPALVAWREKLDSLVLTAPGIRSVLIEPGLVYGNGIGIPTLVFAGERAGDPAALRLVGPGTQHWTSVHVDDLAELYVAALERAESGSVYLGVSGHNPTVRELGEAASRRLGLDGRVVAEDAAALVERLGGFGEALLLDQQATGEKARRELNWKPSRRSLLEEFAAGAYDPA; encoded by the coding sequence TTGAGCGAGGAGCTCGCCACCATGAACGTCTTCCTGACCGGCGCCACCGGCCACATCGGCTCGGCCGTCCTGCCCGCCCTGCTCGCCGCCGGCCACTCCGTCACGGCGCTGGTGCGCTCGGAGCAGAAGGCGGCCGCCGTGCGCACCGCCGGCGCCCAGGCCGTCGTCGGCGACATTCAAGACCTTGCTTCGGTACGCCGTTGGGCCGCCGGCGCCGAAGCTGTGCTCGCCACGGCGTCGCCGGGTGACGCGACCAGCAGCGCTGTGGAGACCGCGTTCGCCGAGGCGGTCCTCGACGGGTTGCGGCCGGGCGCCACCTTCCTGCGCACCGGTGGTGTCTGGGTGCACGGCTCGGGACCGGCGATCACCGAGGAGACCCCGCGCGACGCGCCGGCTCTGGTCGCCTGGCGCGAGAAGCTGGACTCGCTGGTGCTGACCGCGCCCGGGATCCGGTCGGTCCTCATCGAGCCGGGCCTCGTCTACGGCAACGGCATCGGCATCCCCACCCTGGTGTTCGCCGGTGAGCGGGCCGGCGACCCGGCGGCGCTGCGCCTGGTCGGCCCGGGCACCCAGCACTGGACCAGCGTGCACGTCGACGACCTGGCGGAGCTCTACGTGGCGGCGCTCGAGCGGGCCGAGAGCGGCTCGGTGTACCTCGGGGTGAGCGGCCACAACCCGACGGTCCGCGAGCTGGGCGAGGCCGCGTCCCGCCGGCTGGGTCTCGACGGCCGGGTGGTGGCCGAGGACGCCGCCGCGCTGGTCGAGCGGCTCGGCGGGTTCGGCGAGGCCCTGCTGCTCGATCAGCAGGCCACCGGCGAGAAGGCGCGCCGCGAGCTGAACTGGAAGCCGTCGCGCCGGTCGCTGCTCGAGGAGTTCGCCGCCGGCGCGTACGACCCGGCCTGA
- a CDS encoding LysR family transcriptional regulator, translating into MEQRQLQYFVAVAEELNFTRAAQRTHAVQSTVSASVRALERHLGTPLFERSTSKVTLTDAGKALLPEARRALDALDQARAAVAGLREGLTGSLRVGTLSGLTAVDLPGLVSDFRARHPGVRLGLSMAAGGTDGLLAALRSRELDVAFVGVQTGSVPDLRLDPIAEFQPRVLVPAGHPLAGRATVSPAALADEPFIDLPPGFCNRIRTDNDFRRAGITRTIAVEVSDITTIPGYVASGIGLALVPPLAAEDGQDVAPVDLDPPAAAWTLAVASLGGPTPSPAVRAFLDLVDAHVVRRDRY; encoded by the coding sequence GTGGAACAGCGTCAACTGCAGTACTTCGTGGCCGTCGCCGAGGAGCTCAACTTCACCCGCGCCGCCCAGCGCACCCATGCCGTGCAGTCGACGGTCTCGGCGAGCGTCCGGGCGCTGGAGCGGCACTTGGGGACCCCGCTGTTCGAGCGCAGCACCAGCAAGGTCACGCTGACCGACGCCGGGAAGGCGCTGCTGCCCGAGGCGCGCCGGGCGCTCGACGCCCTGGACCAGGCGCGCGCCGCGGTCGCCGGCCTGCGCGAGGGCCTGACCGGCAGCCTGCGCGTCGGCACCCTCTCCGGCCTCACCGCCGTCGACCTGCCCGGGCTGGTCAGCGACTTCCGCGCTCGCCACCCCGGGGTGCGGCTGGGCCTGAGCATGGCCGCCGGGGGCACCGACGGGCTGCTGGCCGCCCTGCGCAGCCGCGAGCTCGACGTCGCGTTCGTCGGCGTGCAGACCGGGAGCGTGCCCGACCTGCGACTGGATCCGATCGCCGAGTTCCAGCCGCGGGTGCTGGTCCCGGCCGGCCATCCGCTGGCCGGGCGGGCCACGGTGAGCCCGGCCGCGCTGGCCGACGAGCCGTTCATCGACCTTCCACCCGGCTTCTGCAACCGCATCCGCACCGACAACGACTTCCGGCGGGCCGGCATCACCCGCACCATCGCTGTCGAGGTCAGCGACATCACCACCATTCCGGGGTACGTCGCGTCCGGCATCGGGCTGGCCCTGGTGCCGCCGCTGGCCGCCGAGGACGGGCAGGACGTCGCCCCGGTCGACCTGGACCCGCCCGCCGCGGCGTGGACCCTGGCGGTGGCCAGCCTGGGCGGGCCCACGCCGAGCCCGGCGGTGCGGGCGTTCCTCGACCTGGTCGACGCGCACGTGGTCCGCCGGGACCGCTACTAG
- a CDS encoding ABC transporter ATP-binding protein, which produces MLTGMSTPPADDRTAIQVRGLTKSFTQSHVLRGVDIDVARGSIFALLGSNGAGKTTLVKILSTLLQADSGSARVNGFDVAGQAADVRQSISLTGQFAAVDEILTGRENLIMVARLRHLRNAGTLADDLLRRFSLTEAGARRVGTYSGGMRRRLDIAMSLVGTPPIIFLDEPTTGLDPEARLEVWRAVQELASGGTTVLLTTQYLDEAEHLADRIAILHEGRILVDGTLDELRALLPAAKVEYVEKQPTLEDVFLSLVGATPNGEQR; this is translated from the coding sequence ATGCTGACCGGCATGAGCACCCCACCGGCGGATGACCGCACCGCGATCCAGGTACGCGGCCTGACGAAATCCTTCACACAGTCGCACGTGCTCCGCGGCGTCGACATCGACGTGGCGCGGGGAAGCATCTTCGCCCTGCTCGGCTCGAACGGCGCCGGCAAGACCACCCTGGTGAAGATCCTGTCCACCCTGCTCCAGGCGGACTCCGGAAGCGCGCGGGTGAACGGGTTCGACGTGGCCGGGCAGGCCGCCGACGTCCGCCAGTCGATCAGCCTCACCGGCCAGTTCGCGGCGGTCGACGAGATCCTCACCGGCCGGGAGAACCTGATCATGGTCGCCCGGCTGCGGCACCTCAGGAACGCCGGCACGCTCGCGGACGACCTGCTGCGCCGGTTCTCCCTGACCGAGGCGGGCGCCCGCCGGGTGGGCACCTACTCCGGCGGGATGCGCCGCCGGCTGGACATCGCGATGAGCCTGGTCGGCACGCCGCCGATCATCTTCCTCGACGAGCCCACCACCGGACTCGACCCGGAGGCCCGTCTGGAGGTGTGGCGGGCCGTTCAGGAGCTCGCCTCGGGCGGCACGACAGTGCTGCTCACCACGCAGTACCTCGACGAGGCCGAACACCTGGCCGACCGGATCGCGATCCTGCACGAGGGCCGGATCCTCGTCGACGGCACCCTCGACGAGCTGCGCGCACTGCTGCCCGCGGCCAAGGTCGAATACGTCGAGAAACAGCCCACCCTCGAGGACGTCTTCCTCAGCCTGGTCGGCGCCACCCCGAACGGAGAGCAGCGATGA
- a CDS encoding ABC transporter permease, with the protein MNRHFLSDTAVLLGRSLRHIARSPDTIITTAITPIAMLLLFVYVLGGAIQAGTGKYVNYLLPGILIITIASGISYTAYRLFLDLRSGIFERFQSMPIARSAVLWAHVLTSVVANLISLVVVLVAALVMGFRAQAGVLGWLAVAGVLVLFTLALTWLAVIPGLTASSVDGASAFAYPLIFLPFVSSAFVPTESMPGPVRAFAENQPVTSIVDSLRALFLGQPVGSGIWTALAWCAGILVAAVALAGLTYRRRVG; encoded by the coding sequence ATGAACCGCCACTTCCTCAGCGACACCGCCGTCCTGCTGGGCCGTTCGCTGCGCCACATCGCGCGCAGCCCGGACACCATCATCACCACGGCCATCACCCCGATCGCCATGCTCCTGCTGTTCGTCTACGTCCTCGGTGGCGCGATCCAGGCCGGCACCGGCAAGTACGTCAACTACCTGCTGCCCGGCATCCTGATCATCACGATCGCCTCGGGGATCTCCTACACCGCCTACCGGCTGTTCCTGGACCTGCGGAGCGGCATCTTCGAACGGTTCCAGTCCATGCCGATCGCCCGCTCCGCGGTGCTGTGGGCACACGTGCTGACCTCGGTCGTCGCCAACCTGATCTCCCTGGTGGTGGTACTGGTCGCCGCCCTGGTCATGGGTTTCCGGGCGCAGGCGGGCGTGCTCGGCTGGCTCGCGGTCGCCGGCGTCCTGGTGCTGTTCACCCTCGCGCTGACCTGGCTCGCCGTCATCCCCGGTCTCACCGCGAGTTCGGTGGACGGCGCGAGCGCGTTCGCGTACCCGTTGATCTTCCTGCCGTTCGTCAGCTCGGCGTTCGTGCCCACCGAGTCGATGCCCGGCCCGGTCCGGGCCTTCGCCGAGAACCAGCCGGTGACCTCCATCGTCGACAGTCTGCGGGCCCTGTTCCTCGGGCAGCCGGTCGGCTCGGGCATCTGGACCGCGCTGGCCTGGTGCGCCGGCATCCTCGTGGCGGCCGTCGCCCTCGCCGGGCTGACCTACCGCCGCCGGGTCGGCTGA
- a CDS encoding MerR family transcriptional regulator has protein sequence MLTIGQLAAYAGVTVRAVRHYHQIGLLPEPERDASGYRRYGAPAVVALIKIRTLADAGVPLGRIADMLAAGPADFAEAIAGIDSRLRDEIDRLERSRRQVAQLVAGDSLVLPQPIVAYLDRLREIGASERVLAGERDGWILVAARWPDQVLDWIPSKFAQLEDPRLVRLYRVLSALMETAETDDALLREAAGLLVELAEDAEAAGGLDAAAEERDDTSYALLDDLADAADKRAERLRELMRERGWDGWTRMRRLPKPAR, from the coding sequence ATGCTGACCATCGGGCAACTGGCCGCGTACGCCGGCGTCACGGTACGGGCGGTGCGGCACTACCACCAGATCGGCCTGTTGCCGGAGCCGGAACGCGACGCCTCCGGCTACCGCAGGTACGGCGCGCCGGCCGTGGTCGCGCTCATCAAGATCCGCACGCTCGCCGACGCCGGGGTACCGCTGGGCCGGATCGCCGACATGCTCGCCGCCGGCCCGGCGGACTTCGCCGAGGCGATCGCCGGGATCGACAGCCGCCTCCGCGACGAGATCGACCGGCTGGAGCGCAGCCGCCGGCAGGTCGCGCAGCTCGTCGCCGGCGACAGCCTGGTGCTGCCACAGCCGATCGTCGCCTACCTGGACCGGCTGCGCGAGATCGGGGCGTCCGAACGGGTCCTGGCCGGCGAGCGGGACGGCTGGATCCTGGTCGCGGCCCGCTGGCCCGACCAAGTACTGGACTGGATCCCGAGCAAGTTCGCCCAGCTCGAGGACCCGCGGCTGGTCCGGCTCTACCGGGTGTTGTCGGCGCTGATGGAAACCGCGGAGACCGACGACGCGCTGCTGAGGGAGGCCGCCGGCCTGCTGGTCGAGCTCGCCGAGGACGCCGAGGCCGCCGGTGGGCTCGACGCCGCCGCCGAGGAGCGCGACGACACGTCGTACGCGCTGCTGGACGACCTCGCCGACGCGGCCGACAAACGCGCCGAGCGGCTGCGCGAGCTGATGCGCGAGCGTGGCTGGGACGGCTGGACCCGGATGCGGCGGCTGCCGAAGCCGGCGCGGTGA
- a CDS encoding STAS domain-containing protein, whose amino-acid sequence MSITDVTPPLRVKGAKRVIGVAAIEHQLTRQAGLADVEIDLRGVGLLGAEAVAVLLCAHFKLHQQGRRLRVSGCPPQAERYLRTCGFFDLPPTPASQEAA is encoded by the coding sequence ATGTCCATCACCGATGTCACACCTCCGTTGCGGGTGAAGGGCGCCAAGCGCGTCATCGGCGTCGCCGCCATCGAGCATCAGTTGACCCGGCAAGCGGGCTTGGCCGACGTCGAGATCGATCTACGAGGTGTGGGTCTGCTCGGTGCCGAGGCGGTCGCGGTCCTGCTGTGCGCCCATTTCAAGCTGCACCAGCAGGGTCGCCGGCTACGGGTCAGCGGATGCCCTCCGCAAGCGGAACGGTACCTTCGGACGTGCGGTTTCTTCGATCTGCCGCCGACTCCGGCGAGCCAGGAGGCCGCGTAG
- a CDS encoding S1 family peptidase encodes MRKPTLTGALIAAAVAVGLVTGSTPANAIANGEEVPIGEYAFSVKLTMTGIPTSTGGKRNSGCSGALVSARWIITAGHCFRDATGTRVEYPVADLTTAAVGRTDVTDTSRGYLRTVVAVRQSPTADVALAELDEPVRDIRPIKLGNHPPAVGDVVRLTGYGSLTSTNPAPVNRLRTGQLSVAELSDSVIGFHGYAPQADTTPCPYDSGGPYFVEGKGRPRLVAVVSNGPSCPHTQVENGARTDNITSWITSVIHGK; translated from the coding sequence ATGCGAAAGCCAACCCTGACGGGAGCACTGATCGCGGCCGCCGTCGCGGTGGGCCTGGTGACCGGGTCCACTCCGGCGAACGCGATAGCCAACGGCGAAGAAGTCCCGATCGGCGAGTACGCGTTCTCGGTCAAGCTGACGATGACCGGCATCCCCACCTCGACCGGCGGGAAACGCAACAGCGGCTGCTCCGGCGCGCTGGTCTCGGCCCGATGGATCATCACGGCCGGGCACTGTTTCCGCGATGCGACGGGCACCCGGGTCGAGTACCCGGTCGCCGACCTCACCACGGCCGCCGTCGGCCGTACCGACGTCACCGACACCAGCCGCGGCTACCTGCGTACCGTGGTCGCGGTCCGGCAGTCGCCGACCGCTGACGTCGCCCTGGCCGAGCTCGACGAGCCGGTCCGTGACATCCGCCCGATCAAGCTCGGTAACCACCCGCCGGCCGTCGGCGATGTCGTCCGGCTCACCGGCTACGGCTCGCTGACCAGCACCAATCCGGCGCCGGTCAACCGGCTGCGGACCGGTCAGCTGTCGGTGGCCGAGCTGAGCGACTCGGTGATCGGCTTCCACGGGTACGCCCCGCAGGCGGACACCACGCCGTGTCCCTACGACTCGGGCGGCCCCTACTTCGTCGAGGGGAAGGGCCGGCCGAGGCTGGTGGCGGTGGTCAGCAACGGTCCCAGCTGCCCGCACACCCAGGTGGAGAACGGCGCACGTACCGACAACATCACCAGCTGGATCACCAGCGTGATCCACGGGAAGTAG